The Deltaproteobacteria bacterium genome contains the following window.
TTGGGCAGAGATATATAAAGGGAGAAAAATCAGTAGAAAGAGTATTGTTTTTTTCATAGTTTAATAGTGAAATCAGTACCGCATTAAAAATACGGTACTGATAAATGAATTACAAATTATTGGATCGTTATTTTCTGAACATGAATCTTTGCATTGTTGCTGAAGATAGCAAATGTGTATATCCCAGATTCAATATTGCTTATGTTTATTTTCTGGAATGTTTTGCTTGAATCCAGTAATCCTTTCATTATTAACTGTCCTGTTGTAGACCGTATTTCAAATGATGAATTTGGACGTTTTTCTGGTAGATTGATATTTAGTGTTTCTGTTGCTGGGTTTGGATAAATCAAAATTCCCATATCCATTGATGATGCCACAACAGGCTGCCATTCAACAATACTATTTTTGAGCATAGTTGATTCAACAATTGGCTCATTATAGTTGATTAGGCCAAATTCCAACAAAATATTCTTTGCAAGAAGACCCGGATAATCCCCATTGTCAACTAAAGTTGTTAAAAGAGCTACTTGATTTGTCGAAGGGAATGTATTGTCATTCCCGGTGAAGTAATCTGATGTAATTGTAATCAAGTCTACCATATTTTGGTGGATATAGAATTCCTCTGAGGTTTC
Protein-coding sequences here:
- a CDS encoding T9SS type A sorting domain-containing protein encodes the protein NIAVKNMLYRDINKLETNITRIYLEDITNPTSSDNAYNRLLQRTDRSAKYLAAFSSLERQNLSLCNSIMSEIYQTLETSEEFYIHQNMVDLITITSDYFTGNDNTFPSTNQVALLTTLVDNGDYPGLLAKNILLEFGLINYNEPIVESTMLKNSIVEWQPVVASSMDMGILIYPNPATETLNINLPEKRPNSSFEIRSTTGQLIMKGLLDSSKTFQKINISNIESGIYTFAIFSNNAKIHVQKITIQ